The Clostridium septicum genome contains a region encoding:
- a CDS encoding YkvI family membrane protein translates to MRKELTKIFQIAVVFIGTIVGAGLASGQEITEFFTSYGVASFIGIIVCGIFYIAMGTIVSKISIKFRLNSYSDVIRVISPNILGKATGVITTLYLISSASIILAGSGALIHQFFGLPKIIGSLIMIVIAIFFLLRDTDGLIEVNSFIVPTLITTITLITVLYFLFCRDMLSLDFIAQFEPKKTGITKSTILYAGYNVLCCLGVLVPISNQTRKPKTMFYGIALGAIGLAFLSFAINLLLMINQPYIFEYEIPLLFVAQRFGSIIQALLLVVIWLEMFSTEVSDVYSISKTLEQVFKLNFKKGIFLVIAIALPISQIGFSKLIGKLYPFFGMLSLIFIVQTIYFYFKHKKELTNL, encoded by the coding sequence ATGAGAAAGGAATTAACTAAAATTTTTCAGATTGCAGTTGTATTTATTGGTACAATTGTAGGTGCTGGACTTGCCTCTGGCCAAGAAATAACAGAATTTTTTACATCTTATGGAGTAGCAAGCTTTATAGGGATAATTGTTTGCGGAATTTTTTATATAGCAATGGGTACTATAGTATCTAAAATCAGTATAAAATTTAGGCTTAATTCCTATAGCGATGTTATAAGAGTAATAAGTCCTAATATTTTAGGAAAAGCTACTGGAGTAATTACGACTTTATATTTAATATCTAGTGCATCTATAATATTAGCTGGTAGTGGTGCTTTAATTCATCAATTTTTCGGACTACCTAAAATTATTGGTTCTTTAATTATGATAGTAATAGCTATTTTTTTCTTACTTAGAGATACTGATGGTTTAATTGAAGTAAATTCATTTATAGTCCCAACTTTAATTACTACAATTACACTTATAACAGTCCTATACTTTTTATTCTGTAGAGATATGCTTTCTCTAGACTTCATAGCTCAATTTGAACCTAAAAAAACAGGAATAACAAAATCAACAATTTTATATGCTGGTTACAATGTTCTTTGTTGCCTAGGAGTTTTAGTTCCTATTAGTAATCAAACACGAAAACCTAAAACTATGTTTTATGGTATAGCATTAGGTGCTATAGGACTAGCTTTCCTTAGCTTTGCAATAAATTTACTTTTAATGATAAATCAACCTTATATATTTGAATATGAGATTCCTCTTTTATTTGTTGCTCAAAGATTCGGTAGTATTATTCAAGCTCTACTATTAGTAGTTATCTGGCTTGAAATGTTTTCAACTGAAGTTTCTGATGTCTATTCAATTAGCAAAACATTAGAACAAGTATTTAAATTAAATTTTAAAAAAGGTATTTTTCTAGTTATTGCAATAGCATTACCTATTTCTCAGATAGGATTTTCTAAGTTAATTGGTAAACTTTATCCTTTCTTTGGAATGCTTAGTTTAATATTTATAGTTCAAACTATTTATTTTTATTTTAAACATAAAAAGGAGTTAACTAATTTATAA
- a CDS encoding class I SAM-dependent rRNA methyltransferase — translation MACKFYLHKGKNKRAEQGRPWIYIDEINEYDGDYENGDIVEVYNHKNYFIGKGYINDRSKITIRIMTRDINEEIDETFFIKRFAMAWDYRKTVIDTSSCRFIFGEADFLPGLTVDKFEDYYVIQISTLGMDKYRDLIVKILVEQYGAKGVYERSDIKTREIEGLEQTKGFLTESFDTNIQIVENGVKYIVDLENGQKTGFFLDQKENREAIHKICKGKDVLDCFTHTGSFALNAAIAGANSVLGIDVSQHAVDCATRNAQLNGLQDIAKFECHNAFDILGDWSRDGKQFDVVILDPPAFTKSRNTIKAAIRGYKEINLRGLRMVKSGGYFATCSCSHYMSEEQLKKTVLEAAHDARKTLRQIECRTQSSDHPILWNSDESYYLKFFIFQVI, via the coding sequence ATGGCATGTAAATTCTACCTACATAAAGGTAAAAATAAAAGAGCAGAACAAGGTCGTCCATGGATATACATAGATGAAATAAATGAATATGATGGTGATTATGAAAACGGAGATATAGTTGAGGTTTATAATCATAAAAATTATTTTATAGGTAAAGGGTACATTAATGATAGAAGTAAGATTACCATAAGAATAATGACTAGAGATATAAATGAAGAAATCGACGAAACTTTTTTTATAAAAAGATTCGCTATGGCCTGGGATTATAGAAAAACTGTAATTGATACTTCTTCTTGTCGATTTATATTTGGAGAAGCTGATTTTTTACCTGGTCTTACTGTTGATAAATTTGAAGATTATTACGTAATTCAAATATCAACTTTAGGAATGGATAAATACAGAGATCTAATAGTAAAAATCTTAGTAGAGCAATACGGTGCTAAAGGTGTTTATGAAAGAAGTGACATAAAGACTAGAGAAATAGAAGGTTTAGAACAAACTAAAGGATTCTTAACAGAATCATTTGATACAAATATTCAAATAGTTGAAAATGGAGTTAAATACATAGTTGATTTAGAAAATGGTCAAAAAACTGGATTCTTTTTAGACCAAAAGGAAAATAGGGAAGCAATACATAAAATTTGTAAAGGTAAAGATGTATTAGACTGTTTTACACACACAGGCTCTTTTGCCCTTAATGCTGCTATTGCAGGTGCAAATTCAGTACTAGGAATTGATGTTTCACAACATGCAGTTGACTGTGCAACAAGAAATGCACAACTTAATGGTCTTCAAGATATTGCAAAATTTGAATGTCATAACGCATTTGATATTCTTGGTGATTGGTCTAGAGATGGAAAACAATTTGATGTAGTGATATTAGACCCTCCCGCTTTTACAAAATCAAGAAATACTATTAAAGCCGCAATAAGAGGCTATAAGGAAATTAATCTTAGAGGATTAAGAATGGTTAAGTCAGGAGGCTATTTTGCTACATGCTCTTGCTCTCATTACATGAGTGAAGAACAGCTTAAGAAAACTGTACTTGAAGCAGCACATGATGCTAGAAAAACTTTAAGACAAATTGAATGTAGAACTCAATCATCAGATCATCCTATCTTATGGAATTCTGACGAATCCTATTATTTAAAATTCTTTATATTCCAAGTAATCTAA
- a CDS encoding S8 family peptidase: protein MEFIDQEKKFKNIVNKVSVYVEYSNAQTFDQLNKLDDIVAIDFNNGFGIVFTPIEKIALIDSYIKNRVYEEAPAIYTLTAISPQDAAGALVYHNNPYIPLSGKGVIVGIVDTGIDYLNEEFIREDDTTKIIRIWDQSIESEEVVYGLMFGTEYTEKEINEAIRVKKSGGDPYSIVPSKDEIGHGTAMAGIVGGIGKNQELKGMAPDCQIAIVKMQEATKAQLEFSGVTTEGRGRYGTGTVLTAVRYLERLANEVGKPVVIFIPVGTTVGAHDGTSNLEVYIDEISKTLGIVVVADTGNQGDADTHVEGRIEKTGQSIPIELRIGENQKTIDFKIWFSIPDRVSLDVISPSGERWGGIPAKFNQKYSGKFIYEGTFMDIEYFIPEELTGEEVISIRARNLSPGLWKFILTGDYIVDGRYWSWLPQDKLLAPGTKFLSPSQYTTLAIPATAKSVIVAANYDQNNNGVISQSGRGFTRDGRIKPDIAGGGQNAIVAKPGGGTAVMSGGSVAGAVLAGTCVIMLQWGIVDKNDPRMYANKLRGYIVRGAKLRSGDQYPNENWGYGMLDIPGIFSAIRSTNLQARGNHYDEYDVGKLFISKPFDL, encoded by the coding sequence GTGGAATTTATCGATCAGGAAAAGAAGTTTAAAAATATAGTAAATAAAGTTAGCGTTTATGTTGAGTATTCAAATGCACAGACATTTGATCAGCTAAATAAATTAGATGATATAGTAGCTATTGATTTCAATAACGGATTTGGAATTGTATTTACACCAATAGAGAAAATAGCATTAATAGATTCATATATAAAAAATAGAGTTTATGAGGAGGCACCTGCTATATACACATTAACTGCAATATCCCCACAAGATGCAGCAGGTGCATTAGTATATCATAATAATCCGTATATACCATTAAGCGGAAAAGGAGTAATAGTTGGTATAGTAGACACTGGAATAGATTATTTAAACGAGGAATTTATTAGAGAAGATGATACCACTAAAATAATTAGAATTTGGGATCAGAGCATAGAAAGTGAAGAAGTAGTTTATGGTCTTATGTTTGGAACAGAATATACAGAAAAAGAGATTAATGAAGCCATAAGGGTTAAAAAAAGTGGAGGAGACCCATATTCAATAGTGCCAAGTAAGGATGAAATAGGACATGGAACAGCTATGGCAGGTATTGTAGGAGGCATAGGAAAAAATCAAGAGTTAAAAGGTATGGCTCCAGATTGTCAAATTGCAATAGTGAAAATGCAAGAAGCTACTAAGGCGCAATTAGAATTTTCAGGTGTTACAACAGAGGGGCGAGGAAGGTATGGAACAGGTACTGTATTAACAGCAGTAAGATATCTAGAAAGGTTAGCTAATGAAGTTGGTAAACCAGTAGTTATATTTATACCTGTAGGCACAACTGTAGGTGCTCATGATGGAACTTCTAATTTAGAGGTTTATATAGATGAGATAAGTAAAACTCTAGGAATTGTAGTTGTAGCAGATACCGGTAACCAAGGGGATGCAGATACTCATGTTGAAGGAAGAATAGAAAAAACTGGACAATCAATTCCTATAGAATTAAGAATAGGAGAAAATCAAAAAACTATAGATTTCAAAATTTGGTTTTCTATACCAGATAGGGTTTCTTTAGATGTTATCTCTCCTTCAGGAGAAAGATGGGGGGGAATTCCAGCTAAATTTAATCAAAAATACAGTGGAAAATTTATATATGAAGGAACATTTATGGATATAGAGTATTTTATTCCAGAGGAGCTAACAGGAGAGGAAGTTATAAGTATAAGAGCGAGGAATTTAAGTCCTGGATTATGGAAGTTTATATTGACAGGAGATTATATAGTTGATGGGAGATACTGGAGCTGGCTACCACAGGATAAACTTTTAGCTCCAGGTACAAAATTTTTAAGTCCAAGTCAATATACAACTCTTGCAATACCGGCAACAGCTAAATCGGTTATTGTAGCAGCAAATTATGACCAAAATAATAATGGTGTAATTTCACAATCTGGTAGAGGATTCACTAGAGATGGAAGAATAAAACCTGATATTGCAGGTGGAGGTCAAAATGCTATAGTTGCAAAACCGGGAGGTGGAACAGCAGTTATGTCAGGTGGAAGTGTAGCAGGAGCAGTATTAGCGGGAACATGTGTCATTATGCTACAGTGGGGTATAGTAGATAAAAATGATCCTAGAATGTATGCTAATAAGCTTAGGGGATATATTGTTAGAGGTGCTAAATTAAGAAGTGGTGACCAGTATCCAAACGAAAATTGGGGATATGGAATGCTTGATATACCTGGAATATTCTCGGCTATTAGAAGTACAAACTTACAAGCTAGAGGAAATCATTATGATGAATATGATGTAGGAAAATTATTTATTAGTAAACCATTTGATTTGTAA
- a CDS encoding (2Fe-2S)-binding protein, with amino-acid sequence MENKLNEQVLDKITKVCTCKAIPRSKIKDAINAGAHTVEEVSKATGACTGGCRGYRCTPTIEKLIKTHLENH; translated from the coding sequence ATGGAAAATAAATTAAACGAACAAGTCCTTGATAAGATTACAAAAGTTTGTACTTGCAAGGCAATACCAAGATCCAAAATAAAAGATGCAATCAATGCCGGTGCACACACTGTAGAAGAAGTCTCTAAGGCAACTGGAGCTTGTACTGGTGGATGCAGAGGCTACAGATGTACCCCTACAATCGAAAAATTGATTAAGACGCATCTAGAAAACCACTAA
- a CDS encoding flavodoxin, whose amino-acid sequence MKIIYWSGTGNTEEMANLIAKGIEKGDKVAELIKVEDATLNTIKDEELIILGCSAMGDEVLEEYEMEPFIESISQEISGKKVALFGSYGWGDGKWMRDWEERMAEYGAQVIEESLIVNNFPADDDAEKCVEFGIKISKI is encoded by the coding sequence ATGAAAATTATTTATTGGAGTGGAACAGGTAATACTGAAGAAATGGCTAATTTAATAGCTAAAGGAATAGAAAAAGGAGATAAGGTTGCTGAATTAATAAAAGTAGAAGATGCAACATTAAATACAATTAAAGATGAAGAATTAATAATTCTAGGTTGTTCAGCTATGGGAGATGAAGTTTTAGAGGAATATGAAATGGAGCCATTTATAGAATCAATAAGTCAAGAGATTAGTGGTAAAAAAGTTGCTTTATTTGGATCTTACGGATGGGGTGACGGAAAATGGATGAGAGACTGGGAAGAGAGAATGGCAGAGTATGGAGCTCAAGTTATTGAAGAGAGTCTTATAGTGAATAATTTTCCAGCAGATGATGATGCAGAAAAATGCGTAGAATTTGGAATAAAAATATCAAAAATATGA
- a CDS encoding DUF3793 family protein produces the protein MMEEKQKQFYNVLNSMPNKEYMELYLLYSLAPVIAGFKPSSTINFKSDYRELYSQWNLYGKEFIEKLGLNYISLRDQENYIVVLIYKKETLKNYLLQDNNIDFLKRLGYDESKELEQWLETLKVRYDRYHCPHEIGLFLGIPIEDVIDFMDCTDKKCLMCGYWKVYNDCYKAKKIFNDYDNSKQYVVNSILEGRSTLSLVNDIQTNFFKFSI, from the coding sequence ATGATGGAGGAAAAACAAAAGCAATTTTATAATGTATTAAATTCTATGCCTAATAAAGAATACATGGAACTTTATTTATTATATAGTTTAGCCCCAGTAATTGCTGGGTTTAAACCATCATCTACAATCAACTTTAAAAGTGATTATAGAGAGTTATACTCACAATGGAACTTATATGGAAAAGAGTTTATAGAAAAATTGGGGCTTAACTATATATCATTAAGAGATCAAGAAAATTATATTGTAGTTCTTATATATAAAAAGGAAACATTGAAAAATTATTTATTACAGGATAACAATATAGACTTTCTAAAAAGATTAGGTTATGACGAAAGTAAAGAATTAGAACAATGGTTAGAAACTTTAAAAGTAAGATATGATAGATATCATTGTCCACACGAAATAGGACTATTTTTAGGAATTCCAATAGAAGATGTTATAGATTTTATGGATTGTACTGATAAGAAATGTTTAATGTGTGGATATTGGAAAGTATATAATGATTGCTATAAAGCAAAGAAAATATTTAATGATTATGATAATAGTAAACAATATGTAGTTAACAGTATACTAGAAGGAAGATCCACACTTTCTCTAGTAAATGATATACAAACAAATTTTTTTAAATTCTCAATATAA
- a CDS encoding TIGR01212 family radical SAM protein (This family includes YhcC from E. coli K-12, an uncharacterized radical SAM protein.), which produces MKTWNGKRYHSLNYYLRNKFGEKVYKISLDGGFTCPNRDGRVGRGGCTFCSASGSGDYAGSRALSINKQFEDRKEMMEKKWKDGKYIAYFQAYTNTYAPVDILRKKYEEALKQKGVVALSIATRPDCIDDEIADLLEEISKKTYLWVELGLQTINDNTAKNFNRGYDLKIFDESLKKLKDRNIEVVVHTIFGLPGESKEDMLKTVDYVAHSGVQGIKFHLLHLMEGTKMVEQYKSGELKLMAQEDYIDTICKAVTIIPEEMVVHRLTGDAPRELLIGPMWSLKKWEVLNAIDKALEDNDLWQGKNYK; this is translated from the coding sequence ATGAAAACTTGGAATGGAAAAAGATATCATAGTTTAAACTATTATCTTAGAAATAAATTTGGAGAAAAAGTATATAAAATTTCATTAGACGGTGGTTTTACTTGCCCAAATAGAGATGGTAGAGTAGGCAGAGGTGGATGTACTTTTTGTAGTGCAAGCGGATCAGGTGACTATGCTGGAAGTAGAGCTCTATCAATAAATAAGCAATTTGAAGATAGAAAAGAAATGATGGAGAAAAAGTGGAAGGATGGAAAATACATAGCGTATTTTCAAGCTTATACAAATACTTATGCTCCAGTAGATATATTAAGAAAGAAGTATGAAGAAGCATTAAAACAAAAGGGAGTGGTAGCTTTATCTATAGCTACAAGACCAGATTGTATAGATGATGAAATTGCAGACTTATTAGAGGAAATTAGTAAAAAAACATATTTGTGGGTAGAATTAGGTCTTCAAACTATAAATGATAATACAGCAAAAAATTTTAATAGAGGATATGACTTAAAGATATTTGATGAGAGTTTAAAAAAATTAAAGGATAGAAATATAGAAGTTGTAGTTCATACTATATTTGGACTTCCTGGAGAATCTAAGGAAGATATGTTAAAGACGGTGGATTATGTAGCTCACTCAGGAGTACAGGGTATAAAATTTCATCTTCTTCATTTAATGGAAGGAACTAAAATGGTTGAACAATATAAATCTGGTGAATTAAAGTTAATGGCACAGGAAGACTACATAGATACAATATGTAAAGCAGTTACTATAATACCAGAAGAGATGGTAGTTCATAGATTAACAGGAGATGCTCCAAGAGAATTATTAATAGGACCTATGTGGAGTTTAAAAAAGTGGGAAGTTCTTAATGCTATAGATAAAGCTTTAGAAGATAACGATTTATGGCAAGGAAAAAATTATAAATAG
- a CDS encoding CAP domain-containing protein has translation MIHYKIIKLLISLGMVPALCLGTAYGTSKITNKEKEPQAVEVKSPEESHKVEENKKVGQVNNDSNAKTEKVEIAQSNEKQTEEAKQNSNTTNESNGSVANPSKETGVNESSNTEQQPESQEAKKETPSANQDDSYISEIEQLIFQQVNQQRQAAGLQPLSYNSTMEHYARVKSKDMGVRRYFDHTNPEGQLITAQMKADGVSYNAWGENIAYIGGVSGNSNLANQFMTNWMNSPGHRANILSSNFTSIGVGVYKIGNKYYATQEFYR, from the coding sequence ATGATACATTATAAAATTATAAAATTACTAATCTCGTTAGGAATGGTTCCAGCATTATGTTTAGGAACTGCATATGGGACATCTAAGATAACAAATAAGGAAAAAGAGCCGCAAGCTGTGGAGGTAAAATCTCCAGAAGAATCTCATAAAGTTGAGGAGAACAAAAAAGTTGGACAAGTTAATAATGATAGTAATGCCAAAACTGAAAAAGTTGAAATAGCTCAAAGTAATGAAAAGCAAACTGAGGAGGCAAAACAAAACTCAAATACAACAAATGAGTCTAATGGTTCTGTAGCTAACCCTAGTAAGGAGACAGGTGTAAATGAAAGCTCTAATACAGAACAACAACCTGAATCCCAGGAAGCTAAAAAAGAAACACCTAGTGCAAATCAAGATGATAGTTACATATCAGAAATAGAGCAATTAATTTTTCAACAAGTAAATCAACAAAGACAGGCAGCGGGATTACAACCATTAAGTTATAATAGCACAATGGAACACTATGCAAGAGTGAAGTCTAAAGATATGGGAGTTAGAAGATACTTTGATCATACAAATCCAGAAGGTCAATTAATAACTGCTCAGATGAAAGCTGATGGAGTATCTTATAATGCATGGGGAGAAAATATAGCATATATTGGTGGAGTGTCAGGAAATAGCAATTTAGCTAATCAATTTATGACAAACTGGATGAACTCTCCAGGACATAGAGCAAATATTTTATCTAGTAATTTTACTAGCATAGGTGTTGGTGTATATAAGATAGGAAATAAATATTATGCAACTCAAGAATTTTATAGATAG
- a CDS encoding peptidoglycan-binding domain-containing protein codes for MAEKGRLKIQCFKSNTYIPVDNTKIIITPSEGTGMETNEIELTTNSMGETEVVELEAPPFAYSQEPTGQIPYSTYDIRVEREGFQPLLINRCQVFPEEIALQPCNLLEVGTRSLRADVINIQPNVLNGDFPAKIPEEVDKPLPPPSSGVVLQKPVVPEFITVHAGGPNNDAAPNYRVLYKDYIKNVASCEIYSTWSDNTIRSNVYAIISFTLNRIYTEWYRGKGKNFDITNSTAYDHAFNYGRNFFESISVVVDDIFATYVRRFGRKQPLLTQYCDGKNVSCPEWMTQWGSKYLGDQGKTPYEILTYFYGNDIELVTAEQVKGSPKSYPGYDLTIGSTGEEVKTVQEYLNRIAQNYPLIPKSAVDGVYGIKTQEAVNVFQGVFNLPKTGIVDYATWYKISDVYVGVTRIAELRGSIPAKENIFIPPRSFDNYYDVSVPRFTYRE; via the coding sequence ATGGCTGAAAAAGGTCGTTTGAAAATACAATGTTTTAAAAGTAATACCTATATACCTGTAGATAATACAAAAATAATAATAACTCCATCAGAGGGAACAGGAATGGAAACTAATGAAATAGAGTTAACTACTAATTCTATGGGAGAAACTGAAGTAGTTGAGTTAGAAGCACCGCCTTTTGCGTATTCTCAAGAGCCAACTGGACAAATTCCATATAGTACGTATGATATAAGAGTTGAAAGAGAAGGATTTCAACCACTTTTAATAAATAGGTGTCAAGTTTTTCCTGAAGAAATAGCATTACAACCATGTAATTTATTAGAAGTTGGAACAAGAAGTCTAAGGGCGGATGTTATTAATATACAGCCTAATGTATTAAATGGAGATTTTCCAGCAAAGATTCCAGAAGAAGTAGATAAACCATTACCACCACCATCTAGTGGGGTTGTATTGCAGAAACCTGTTGTTCCAGAATTCATAACTGTACATGCAGGGGGCCCAAATAATGATGCTGCACCAAACTATAGGGTACTATATAAGGATTATATTAAGAATGTAGCATCATGTGAAATATATTCTACTTGGTCTGATAATACAATAAGAAGTAATGTTTATGCTATTATATCTTTTACTTTAAATAGAATTTACACAGAATGGTATAGAGGAAAAGGAAAGAATTTTGATATTACTAATTCTACAGCATATGATCATGCTTTTAATTATGGAAGAAATTTTTTTGAAAGTATAAGTGTTGTAGTTGATGATATTTTTGCAACGTATGTTAGAAGATTTGGTAGAAAACAGCCATTATTAACTCAATACTGTGATGGAAAGAATGTTTCATGTCCAGAATGGATGACACAATGGGGGAGTAAATATCTTGGAGATCAGGGAAAAACACCATATGAAATATTAACATATTTTTATGGTAATGATATAGAACTTGTAACAGCTGAACAAGTTAAGGGAAGTCCAAAATCTTATCCTGGATATGATTTAACTATTGGCTCAACAGGAGAAGAAGTTAAGACTGTTCAAGAATATTTAAATAGAATAGCACAAAACTATCCACTTATTCCTAAGAGTGCAGTAGATGGAGTTTATGGAATCAAAACACAGGAGGCTGTTAATGTATTTCAAGGGGTGTTTAATTTACCAAAAACAGGCATTGTAGATTATGCTACTTGGTATAAAATATCTGATGTATATGTTGGAGTAACTAGAATAGCTGAATTAAGAGGATCAATTCCAGCAAAAGAAAATATATTTATACCACCACGATCATTTGACAATTATTATGATGTAAGTGTTCCGAGATTTACGTATAGAGAATAA
- a CDS encoding 2-phosphosulfolactate phosphatase family protein has product MKVDVIISADYINEDYLEGKTVVVIDMLRATSVITTALANGAKKVIPLLTVEEAFDMKEKLNGLGEEVLLGGERRALKIEGFDFTNSPLEYTESKVKDKNIIITTTNGTRAIALSLNAESILVGAMINAKAIVNKVKEINKDVVFINAGTNGEFSMDDFICSGYMINILSEEKEQDLTDIARTAMITYKSNPNIISYIKDARHYNILKNLNLQNDLGYCCKKDIIEVVPKYDKDKKCIVI; this is encoded by the coding sequence ATGAAGGTAGATGTAATAATTTCTGCTGATTACATTAACGAAGATTATTTAGAGGGAAAAACAGTTGTTGTTATTGATATGCTTAGAGCTACTTCTGTAATAACTACTGCGTTGGCAAATGGAGCTAAAAAAGTTATTCCTTTATTAACTGTAGAGGAAGCTTTTGATATGAAAGAAAAGTTAAATGGTTTAGGTGAAGAGGTATTGTTAGGTGGTGAGAGAAGAGCTCTTAAAATAGAAGGCTTCGACTTTACTAATTCACCATTAGAGTACACTGAGAGTAAAGTTAAAGATAAAAATATTATAATAACTACAACAAATGGAACTAGAGCTATAGCATTAAGTTTAAATGCCGAAAGTATTTTAGTGGGTGCAATGATAAATGCAAAGGCTATAGTAAATAAAGTTAAAGAAATAAATAAAGATGTAGTTTTTATTAATGCAGGAACTAATGGAGAATTTTCTATGGATGATTTTATTTGTTCAGGATATATGATAAATATTTTAAGTGAAGAGAAAGAGCAAGATTTAACTGATATAGCTAGAACTGCTATGATAACATATAAATCAAATCCTAATATTATTAGTTATATCAAAGATGCTAGACATTATAATATTTTAAAAAATCTAAACTTACAAAATGATTTAGGGTATTGCTGTAAAAAAGATATTATAGAGGTAGTACCTAAATACGATAAAGATAAAAAATGTATAGTTATTTAA